A genome region from Prionailurus viverrinus isolate Anna chromosome A3, UM_Priviv_1.0, whole genome shotgun sequence includes the following:
- the MCFD2 gene encoding multiple coagulation factor deficiency protein 2: MRSLRLLRTPFLCGLLWAFCAPGAGAEEPGASFSHPGSVGLDKNTVHDQEHIMEHLEGVINKPEAEMSPQELQLHYFKMHDYDGNNLLDGLELSTAITHVHKEEANEQAPPMSEAELINLIDGVLRDDDKNNDGYIDYAEFAKSLQ; the protein is encoded by the exons ATGAGATCTCTGCGGCTGCTCAGAACCCCCTTCCTGTGTGGTCTGCTCTGGGCCTTCTGTGCTCCAGGTGCTGGGGCTGAGGAGCCTGGGGCCAGCTTCTCCCATCCTGGCAGCGTGGGCCTGGATAAGAATACAGTGCACGACCAAGA GCATATCATGGAGCATCTAGAAGGTGTCATCAACAAACCAGAGGCGGAGATGTCCCCACAAGAACTGCAGCTCCATTATTTCAAAATGCATGATTATGATGGCAATAATTTGCTTGATGGCCTGGAGCTGTCCACAGCCATCACTCACGTCCATAAGGAG GAAGCGAATGAACAGGCACCACCAATGAGTGAAGCCGAACTGATTAATCTAATAGATGGTGTTTTGAGAGACGATGACAAAAACAATGATGGATACATTGACTATGCGGAATTTGCAAAATCACTGCAGTAG